A genomic segment from Burkholderia plantarii encodes:
- a CDS encoding MetQ/NlpA family ABC transporter substrate-binding protein: MVEPLGLVPAVSSASSVSLPAPALAAVPTAPLRLGVTPGPRAEIFAEVKRVAAARGLPLDIVVFDDATRIDAALAAGRLDAASFEDARQLAAARRAHGYALGNVATTVTLPLALYSRRLTGLNQLQPGARVVIPAEPRAAARALVLLQNETLLTLRDGAGLDATPHDITGNRLGLRIVTRPARQLFAALDAAALVAMDRETAARAGLQPGRDSIGIEDARSPFADVLAVRDADRARPWVRELIAACHSDEIAHFILVRYQDSVRRPW, from the coding sequence CTGGTGGAACCGCTCGGGCTGGTTCCGGCAGTGTCGTCGGCGTCGTCCGTCTCGCTTCCGGCGCCCGCGCTGGCAGCGGTGCCGACGGCACCATTGCGGCTCGGCGTGACGCCCGGCCCGCGAGCCGAGATCTTCGCGGAGGTGAAGCGCGTGGCCGCCGCGCGCGGGCTGCCGCTCGACATCGTCGTGTTCGACGACGCGACCCGCATCGACGCCGCGCTCGCGGCGGGCCGCCTCGACGCGGCGAGCTTCGAGGACGCGCGCCAGCTGGCCGCCGCGCGGCGCGCCCACGGCTATGCGCTCGGCAACGTCGCCACCACCGTCACGCTGCCGCTGGCGCTCTATTCGCGCCGGCTCACCGGCCTGAACCAGCTGCAGCCGGGCGCGCGCGTGGTGATTCCCGCCGAGCCGCGGGCCGCGGCGCGCGCGCTGGTGCTGCTGCAGAACGAGACGCTGCTGACGCTGCGCGACGGCGCCGGGCTCGACGCGACACCGCATGACATCACCGGCAACCGGCTCGGGCTGCGCATCGTCACGCGTCCGGCCAGGCAACTGTTCGCGGCGCTCGACGCCGCCGCGCTGGTGGCGATGGATCGCGAGACGGCGGCACGCGCGGGCCTGCAGCCGGGGCGCGACAGCATCGGCATCGAGGACGCGCGCTCGCCGTTCGCCGACGTGCTGGCCGTGCGCGACGCCGACCGCGCGCGGCCCTGGGTGCGCGAGCTGATCGCCGCCTGTCATTCCGACGAGATCGCGCATTTCATCCTGGTCCGCTATCAGGACTCGGTGCGGCGCCCATGGTGA
- a CDS encoding ABC transporter substrate-binding protein has product MSFPFRATLARTTLHARRTAAAFVAATVAAAGLGAAAPAHAEGTIRIAEQFGVVYLMLNVARDQHLIEQEGKKEGIDIQVDWVKLSGGAAVNDALLSGAVDIAGAGTGPLMTVWDRTRGHQDVKGVASLGNLPYYLVSNDPAVKTIADFTAKDRIAVPAVGVSVQSRVLQYAAAKQWGDKSFDRLDKLTQAIPHPDAAAAIIANSSVITGHFGNPPFQQQELAGNPKAHVVLNSYDVLGGPSSATVLYATSKFRDANPKTYRAFVAALADAAKLIAADPERAADIYIRVNQSKIDRALLLKILRDPQVQFKTAPQNTLGLAQFMYRVGAIRHEPKSVHDYFFDDPATQGGS; this is encoded by the coding sequence ATGTCGTTTCCGTTCCGCGCCACGCTCGCGCGCACCACGCTTCACGCGCGCCGCACGGCCGCCGCGTTCGTCGCCGCCACGGTGGCCGCGGCCGGCCTCGGCGCCGCCGCGCCCGCTCATGCCGAGGGCACGATCCGGATCGCCGAGCAGTTCGGCGTCGTGTACCTGATGCTGAACGTCGCGCGCGACCAGCACCTGATCGAGCAGGAGGGCAAGAAGGAAGGCATCGACATCCAGGTGGACTGGGTCAAGCTGTCGGGCGGCGCGGCCGTGAACGACGCGCTGCTGTCCGGCGCCGTCGACATCGCCGGCGCGGGCACCGGCCCGCTGATGACGGTATGGGACCGCACGCGCGGGCACCAGGACGTGAAGGGCGTGGCCTCGCTCGGCAACCTGCCGTACTACCTCGTCAGCAACGATCCGGCCGTGAAGACGATCGCCGATTTCACCGCCAAGGACCGCATCGCGGTGCCGGCGGTGGGCGTGTCGGTGCAGTCGCGCGTGCTGCAGTACGCGGCCGCGAAGCAGTGGGGCGACAAGTCGTTCGACCGGCTCGACAAGCTCACGCAGGCGATCCCGCATCCCGACGCGGCCGCCGCGATCATCGCCAACAGCAGCGTGATCACCGGCCACTTCGGCAATCCGCCGTTCCAGCAGCAGGAGCTGGCCGGCAACCCGAAGGCGCACGTCGTGCTGAATTCCTACGACGTGCTCGGCGGCCCGAGTTCGGCCACGGTGCTGTACGCGACCTCGAAGTTCCGCGACGCGAACCCGAAGACCTACCGCGCGTTCGTGGCGGCGCTGGCCGACGCGGCGAAACTGATCGCGGCCGATCCCGAGCGCGCGGCCGACATCTACATCCGCGTGAACCAGTCGAAGATCGATCGCGCGCTGCTGCTGAAGATCCTGCGCGACCCGCAGGTGCAGTTCAAGACGGCGCCGCAGAACACGCTCGGCCTCGCGCAGTTCATGTATCGCGTGGGCGCGATCCGTCACGAGCCGAAATCGGTCCACGACTATTTCTTCGACGATCCGGCCACGCAGGGCGGCAGCTGA
- a CDS encoding TauD/TfdA dioxygenase family protein, whose amino-acid sequence MSASAVFASSPSVPAAAGRFSDNASGGGFDIVPFDGPLGAEVIGLDLSQPLGDAAFARIHRAHLDHHVLVFREQRITPDQQVAFSRRFGPLQIHVLHQFALPGHPEVLIVSNIVEDGKPIGLGDAGHFWHSDLSYKEKPSLGSLLHAQELPAEGGDTLFANMHLAWDTLPDALKRAVQGRRAEHTYLARYAELQARSPWRPNLSAEQIAQVKAVEQPIVRTHPETGRRALFVSEHFTTRIVGLPEDESRALLDELFAHSVRDAFVYRHQWRDHDLVFWDNRSLMHLAAGTPDHLRRKLYRTTIEGDVPV is encoded by the coding sequence GTGAGCGCGTCCGCCGTTTTTGCCTCTTCCCCCTCCGTCCCGGCCGCGGCCGGCCGGTTTTCCGACAATGCGTCCGGGGGCGGGTTCGACATCGTGCCGTTCGACGGCCCGCTCGGCGCCGAGGTCATCGGCCTCGATCTCTCGCAGCCGCTCGGCGACGCCGCGTTCGCGCGCATCCATCGCGCCCATCTCGATCATCACGTGCTGGTGTTCCGCGAGCAGCGCATCACGCCCGACCAGCAGGTGGCGTTCAGCCGCCGCTTCGGCCCGCTGCAGATCCACGTGCTGCACCAGTTCGCGCTGCCCGGGCATCCCGAGGTGCTGATCGTGTCGAACATCGTCGAAGACGGCAAGCCGATCGGCCTGGGCGACGCCGGCCATTTCTGGCATTCGGACCTCTCGTACAAGGAGAAGCCGAGCCTGGGCTCGCTGCTGCATGCGCAGGAGCTGCCGGCCGAGGGCGGCGACACGCTGTTCGCGAACATGCACCTGGCCTGGGACACGCTGCCCGACGCGCTGAAGCGGGCCGTGCAGGGGCGCCGCGCCGAGCACACCTATCTCGCGCGCTATGCCGAGCTGCAGGCGCGCAGCCCGTGGCGGCCGAACCTGAGCGCCGAGCAGATCGCGCAGGTCAAGGCGGTCGAGCAGCCGATCGTGCGCACGCATCCGGAAACGGGCCGCCGCGCGCTGTTCGTCAGCGAGCATTTCACGACGCGCATCGTCGGCCTGCCCGAGGACGAGAGCCGCGCGCTGCTCGACGAGCTGTTCGCCCACAGCGTGCGCGACGCGTTCGTCTACCGCCACCAGTGGCGCGATCACGATCTGGTGTTCTGGGACAACCGCTCGCTGATGCATCTGGCGGCCGGCACGCCCGACCACCTGCGCCGCAAGCTGTATCGCACCACGATCGAAGGCGACGTGCCGGTCTGA
- a CDS encoding formylglycine-generating enzyme family protein, protein MHFSTRLAAAGAVLFAAAFALSYAIAGRADAPGAGFDAANRGRALAPLGSERQCERYSGVPAGWRDDPLAGMVHLHGGGFVFGGTRGYPDERPAGDGRTRVAGFWIDQTDVTIAQFAAFVRATGYVTEAERQGGAAVFHVPDREELNARDLAWWSWVDGASWRHPRGPGSDVDGHGNLPVTLVTQHDALAYARWLGRDLPTEAEWEYAGKAGHDGAELDAAPVDADGKPSANYWQGVFPIIDTAEDGHAGLAPVGCYAANDFRLYDMIGNAWEWTRDAYSGPHQSHTNGDTAAVAPAALRHDTPMVIKGGSFLCARDYCVRYRASSREQQEADLGASHIGFRTILRDAS, encoded by the coding sequence ATGCATTTTTCGACCAGGCTCGCGGCGGCCGGCGCCGTGCTGTTCGCGGCCGCCTTCGCGCTGTCTTATGCCATCGCCGGGCGCGCCGACGCGCCGGGCGCCGGGTTCGACGCGGCCAACCGCGGCCGCGCGCTCGCGCCGCTCGGCAGCGAACGGCAGTGCGAACGCTACTCGGGCGTGCCGGCCGGCTGGCGCGACGATCCGTTGGCCGGCATGGTGCATCTGCATGGCGGCGGCTTCGTGTTCGGCGGCACGCGCGGCTATCCCGACGAACGGCCGGCCGGCGACGGCCGCACGCGCGTGGCCGGCTTCTGGATCGACCAGACCGACGTGACGATCGCCCAGTTCGCCGCGTTCGTGCGCGCCACCGGCTACGTGACCGAGGCCGAGCGGCAGGGCGGCGCGGCCGTGTTCCATGTGCCGGATCGCGAGGAACTGAACGCGCGCGACCTGGCCTGGTGGAGCTGGGTGGACGGCGCGTCGTGGCGGCATCCGCGCGGTCCCGGCAGCGACGTCGACGGCCACGGCAACCTGCCGGTCACGCTCGTCACGCAGCACGACGCGCTGGCCTACGCGCGCTGGCTCGGCCGCGACCTGCCGACCGAGGCCGAATGGGAATACGCGGGCAAGGCCGGCCACGACGGCGCCGAACTCGACGCGGCGCCGGTGGACGCCGACGGCAAGCCGTCCGCGAACTACTGGCAGGGCGTGTTCCCGATCATCGACACGGCCGAGGACGGCCACGCCGGGCTGGCCCCGGTGGGCTGCTACGCGGCCAACGATTTCCGGCTCTACGACATGATCGGCAACGCCTGGGAATGGACGCGCGACGCCTACAGCGGCCCGCATCAATCGCATACCAACGGCGACACGGCGGCCGTCGCGCCGGCCGCGCTGCGCCACGACACGCCGATGGTGATCAAGGGCGGCTCGTTCCTCTGCGCGCGCGATTACTGCGTCCGCTATCGCGCTTCGTCGCGCGAGCAGCAGGAGGCGGATCTCGGGGCTTCGCATATCGGCTTTCGGACCATCCTGAGGGATGCGTCGTGA
- a CDS encoding tautomerase family protein, with the protein MPFANFKFPEGILDAATKEEIIHRTTAMFVDYFGEGVRPYSMVLVDEVADGGWGRADETLTLEKMGRSPKSGA; encoded by the coding sequence ATGCCATTTGCCAACTTCAAGTTCCCCGAGGGGATTCTCGACGCCGCCACCAAGGAGGAGATCATCCATCGCACCACGGCGATGTTCGTCGACTACTTCGGCGAGGGCGTGCGGCCGTATTCGATGGTGCTCGTCGATGAGGTCGCCGACGGCGGCTGGGGCCGCGCCGACGAGACGCTGACGCTCGAAAAGATGGGGCGCTCGCCCAAGAGCGGCGCCTGA
- a CDS encoding arylsulfatase: MNPSAAPSSRSESAPSRLRPRLRLGVAALAGVLSLAACGGSDGDGAAPPATSTTPAPPLAQKRPNILYIMADDLGYSDIHAFGGEIHTPNLDALVASGRILSNHHAGTVCAITRSMLISGTDHHLVGEGTMGVPTDERKGLPGYEGYLNDRSLSVAQLLKDAGYHTYMAGKWHLGSGIVGSASGSGQTPDQWGFEHSYALLGGAATNHFAHEPAGSQNYTEDGRYVQPGQPGQPGGAGGNPAVFYSTNFYTQRLISYIDANHGDGKPFFAYAAYTSPHWPLQVPDPWLHNYTGVYDAGYDAIRNARIARQKALGLIPADFTPFEGLPETLTRSPATANNGTPAARYISAVHPASAGYSDYGQGKVDKAWASLSPAERRAQARYMEIYAGMVENLDYNVGLLIQHLKDIGEYDNTFIMFQSDNGAEGWPIDSGADPTATDTANAQDPVYSALGTDNGLQNAQRLQYGLRWAEVSATPLRLSKGYSAEGGVSVPAIVHLPGQSGALPTLSVFTHVTDDTATFLDVARVTPPSEPAPPLVNTLTGVDANRGKVVYGNRYVYPVTGKSLLPVLAGTANGAVHTEPFGDEAYGRAYLRSADGRWKALWTEPPLGPADGHWQLYDLATDRGETTDVSAQNPDVVGTLFDQWNAYMARVGGVEPLRPVGYY, encoded by the coding sequence ATGAATCCGTCCGCCGCGCCTTCGTCCCGTTCCGAATCCGCTCCTTCGCGTTTGCGTCCGCGTCTGCGCCTCGGCGTCGCGGCCCTCGCCGGCGTGCTGTCGCTCGCCGCGTGCGGCGGTAGCGACGGCGACGGGGCCGCCCCGCCCGCGACGTCCACCACGCCGGCGCCGCCGCTCGCGCAGAAGCGGCCGAACATCCTCTACATCATGGCCGACGACCTCGGCTACTCCGACATCCATGCGTTCGGCGGCGAGATCCACACGCCGAACCTCGACGCGCTGGTGGCCTCGGGCCGCATCCTGTCGAACCATCATGCCGGCACGGTCTGCGCGATCACGCGCTCGATGCTGATCTCGGGCACCGACCACCACCTGGTCGGCGAAGGCACGATGGGCGTGCCGACCGACGAGCGCAAGGGCCTGCCCGGCTACGAGGGCTACCTGAACGACCGCTCGCTGTCGGTCGCGCAACTGCTCAAGGACGCCGGCTATCACACCTACATGGCGGGCAAGTGGCACCTCGGCTCGGGCATCGTCGGCAGCGCCTCGGGCAGCGGCCAGACGCCCGACCAATGGGGCTTCGAGCACAGCTACGCGCTGCTCGGCGGCGCCGCCACCAACCACTTCGCGCACGAGCCGGCCGGCTCGCAGAACTACACCGAGGACGGCCGCTACGTGCAGCCGGGCCAGCCCGGACAGCCGGGCGGCGCCGGCGGCAACCCGGCAGTGTTCTATTCGACCAACTTCTACACGCAGCGGCTGATCTCGTACATCGACGCGAATCACGGCGACGGCAAGCCGTTCTTCGCCTATGCGGCCTACACCTCGCCGCACTGGCCGCTGCAGGTGCCCGACCCGTGGCTGCACAACTACACGGGCGTCTACGATGCCGGCTACGACGCGATCCGCAACGCGCGGATCGCGCGCCAGAAGGCGCTCGGCCTGATTCCGGCCGACTTCACGCCGTTCGAGGGCCTGCCCGAGACGCTGACGCGCTCGCCCGCCACCGCCAACAACGGCACGCCGGCGGCGCGGTACATCAGCGCCGTGCATCCGGCCTCGGCCGGCTACAGCGACTACGGGCAGGGCAAGGTCGACAAGGCCTGGGCCAGCCTGTCGCCGGCCGAGCGCCGCGCCCAGGCGCGCTACATGGAGATCTACGCCGGCATGGTCGAGAACCTCGACTACAACGTCGGCCTGCTGATCCAGCACCTGAAGGACATCGGCGAATACGACAACACCTTCATCATGTTCCAGTCCGACAACGGCGCGGAAGGCTGGCCGATCGACTCGGGCGCCGACCCCACCGCCACCGACACCGCCAACGCGCAGGATCCGGTGTACTCGGCGCTCGGCACCGACAACGGCCTGCAGAACGCGCAGCGGCTGCAATACGGGCTGCGCTGGGCCGAGGTCAGCGCCACGCCGCTGCGGCTCTCGAAGGGCTATTCGGCCGAGGGCGGCGTGTCGGTGCCGGCGATCGTCCATCTGCCGGGGCAGAGCGGCGCGCTGCCGACGCTGAGCGTGTTCACGCACGTCACCGACGACACGGCCACCTTCCTCGACGTCGCGCGGGTCACGCCGCCGTCCGAGCCGGCCCCGCCGCTCGTCAACACGCTGACCGGCGTGGACGCGAACCGCGGCAAGGTGGTCTACGGCAACCGCTACGTGTATCCGGTCACCGGCAAGTCGCTGCTGCCGGTGCTGGCCGGCACCGCGAACGGCGCGGTCCACACCGAGCCGTTCGGCGACGAGGCCTACGGGCGCGCCTACCTGCGCAGCGCGGACGGCCGCTGGAAGGCGCTCTGGACCGAGCCGCCGCTCGGGCCGGCCGACGGCCACTGGCAGCTCTACGACCTCGCCACCGATCGCGGCGAGACCACCGACGTGTCGGCGCAGAACCCGGACGTGGTCGGCACGCTGTTCGACCAGTGGAACGCCTACATGGCGCGCGTGGGCGGCGTCGAGCCGCTGCGGCCGGTCGGTTACTACTGA
- a CDS encoding DUF6402 family protein, with product MAGVPYYDINQIMWRWRRKEGALVVRGVELSMAKAPPPLVNESTAVRVPPPPKPKAQTGDGLLKMFEVHDRFQRWLNTPPLPKPPKSEKVPPTVPLFDIQEIPGAMRKEMMPVAAKLMERWFAGRLNYSKSEADQANEIDQNGNPYSDDMYEYKIVTTDWVLKFGRAREQFDHLINDRIYNPKALAVIQNIVNQHQRHHRMYFSAWDACDDDIRELHKYFQFQRVTVDSTFEQKAWTALAQATFRAPDDLTAALGSFEINAAIPDLEYDFQKKVAIVRRIVVYVKDSYSFQGAADSTSQYLGHWSKNGVIISTGTEAANLARFPWLDQPILTAPAQALYDAGKIYYPIRNRDFRQWQRMHGRGGDFIIYSNYKPLYLKKPIFVHFE from the coding sequence ATGGCAGGCGTGCCGTATTACGATATCAATCAGATCATGTGGCGCTGGCGCAGAAAGGAAGGCGCACTTGTTGTACGTGGGGTTGAGCTGTCCATGGCAAAAGCTCCACCTCCACTGGTCAACGAATCGACTGCGGTCCGGGTTCCCCCTCCTCCGAAACCCAAAGCGCAAACCGGTGACGGTCTACTGAAGATGTTTGAGGTACATGACCGCTTCCAGAGATGGCTCAATACTCCGCCCCTGCCCAAACCACCCAAATCCGAAAAGGTTCCCCCGACAGTTCCGCTGTTCGACATCCAGGAGATCCCCGGCGCCATGCGCAAGGAAATGATGCCTGTCGCTGCGAAACTCATGGAACGTTGGTTTGCTGGCCGACTGAACTATTCGAAATCCGAGGCCGATCAAGCCAACGAAATTGATCAAAATGGAAATCCCTATTCCGACGACATGTATGAATACAAAATCGTAACTACGGACTGGGTACTAAAATTCGGGAGAGCAAGAGAGCAGTTTGACCATCTGATAAATGACAGAATTTATAACCCAAAAGCTTTGGCCGTCATCCAAAACATTGTCAACCAGCACCAACGTCACCATCGCATGTATTTTAGTGCGTGGGACGCCTGCGATGACGACATACGGGAATTGCACAAATATTTCCAGTTCCAGAGAGTGACTGTTGACAGCACGTTTGAACAAAAGGCCTGGACTGCATTGGCACAAGCGACCTTCCGCGCTCCTGATGACTTGACCGCCGCACTGGGTTCCTTCGAAATAAACGCAGCCATTCCGGACCTCGAATACGATTTCCAAAAAAAAGTCGCAATTGTTAGAAGGATCGTGGTTTACGTGAAGGACAGCTATTCATTTCAGGGAGCAGCGGATTCGACCTCCCAATATCTTGGACACTGGAGCAAAAATGGCGTGATTATCTCTACTGGCACCGAAGCCGCCAATCTGGCGAGATTCCCGTGGCTGGATCAACCTATTCTCACGGCCCCCGCACAGGCACTTTATGATGCAGGAAAGATCTACTACCCAATCCGCAACAGGGATTTCAGGCAATGGCAACGGATGCATGGAAGGGGTGGCGATTTCATCATTTACTCCAACTACAAGCCGCTTTATCTAAAAAAACCGATATTCGTCCACTTCGAATGA
- a CDS encoding SDR family oxidoreductase: MHTSSTRTAIVTGGSRGIGRAISARLAADGFAVVVNYAGNAASAQETVDAITEAGGTAIAVQGDVANDADVTRLFDTAVERFGRVDAVVNSAGVMSMATIDGAHLDAFDRTLAVNLRGAFIVLAEAAKRLQRGGRIIALSTSVIARSFPGYGPYIASKAGVEGLVRVLGNELRGRGITANAVAPGPVATELFFNGKSDEQIAQISKLAPLERLGEPEDIASAVSFLAGPDGAWVNAQVLRVNGGFA; this comes from the coding sequence ATGCACACTTCCTCTACCCGTACCGCCATCGTCACGGGCGGCTCGCGCGGCATCGGCCGGGCGATTTCGGCGCGCCTCGCCGCCGACGGCTTCGCCGTGGTGGTCAACTACGCCGGCAACGCGGCGAGCGCGCAGGAAACCGTCGACGCGATCACCGAGGCGGGCGGCACCGCCATCGCCGTGCAGGGCGACGTCGCGAACGACGCCGACGTCACGCGCCTGTTCGACACCGCCGTCGAGCGCTTCGGCCGCGTCGACGCGGTGGTGAACAGCGCCGGCGTGATGTCGATGGCCACCATCGACGGCGCGCACCTCGACGCCTTCGACCGCACGCTCGCGGTCAACCTGCGCGGCGCGTTCATCGTGCTGGCCGAGGCGGCGAAGCGGCTGCAGCGCGGCGGCCGGATCATCGCGCTGTCCACCAGCGTGATCGCGCGCTCGTTTCCCGGCTACGGGCCGTACATCGCCAGCAAGGCCGGCGTGGAGGGCCTCGTGCGCGTGCTCGGCAACGAGCTGCGCGGGCGCGGCATCACCGCGAACGCGGTCGCGCCGGGGCCGGTGGCCACCGAGCTGTTCTTCAACGGCAAGAGCGACGAGCAGATCGCGCAGATCAGCAAGCTCGCCCCGCTCGAACGGCTCGGCGAGCCGGAGGACATCGCCTCGGCCGTGTCGTTCCTGGCCGGCCCCGACGGCGCGTGGGTCAACGCGCAGGTGCTGCGCGTGAACGGCGGCTTCGCCTGA
- a CDS encoding DoxX family protein yields the protein MPAPSSTSSTSCAASYRAALGAALPRVSLGAILLTHGLPKLLHTAHGAMADPMASSIRLIRDGAGLPFAPQLATLVMLIETAGALLLMLGLGTRAVALAIFAEMIGIARVLGPTWPWLERGIEYPVLMGCVALSIALTGGGPWSLDAWWRRRG from the coding sequence ATGCCGGCCCCCTCCTCCACTTCATCCACCTCCTGCGCCGCGTCGTATCGCGCGGCCCTCGGCGCCGCGCTGCCGCGCGTCTCGCTCGGCGCGATCCTGCTCACGCACGGCCTGCCGAAGCTGCTGCACACCGCGCACGGCGCGATGGCCGACCCGATGGCCAGCTCGATCCGCCTGATCCGCGACGGCGCCGGGCTGCCGTTCGCGCCACAGCTCGCCACGCTGGTGATGCTGATCGAGACGGCCGGCGCGCTGCTGCTGATGCTCGGGCTCGGCACGCGCGCGGTGGCGCTCGCGATCTTCGCCGAAATGATCGGCATCGCCCGTGTGCTCGGGCCGACCTGGCCGTGGCTCGAGCGCGGCATCGAATATCCGGTGCTGATGGGCTGCGTGGCGCTGTCGATCGCGCTGACGGGCGGCGGCCCGTGGTCGCTCGATGCCTGGTGGCGCCGCCGCGGCTGA
- a CDS encoding ABC transporter ATP-binding protein, translating to MNLSNAWPAPRAARTANGAEPAARAGARLDAGAPPAAVSRPDAAAGEPILAVDRVTLEYRTGERVVRATQRVSFEVDHGDRFVLLGPSGCGKSTLLKAVAGFVEPAAGGIALDGRRIAGPGVDRVAVFQEFDQLPPWKTVLENIAFPLRVARRLSRAEANERARHYLDKVGLAAFANAYPHTLSGGMKQRVAIARALAMQPRVLLMDEPFAALDALTRRKMQEELLRLWDDARFTLLFVTHSIEEALVVGNRILLLSPHPGRVRAELNSERFALDSIGSDDFQRSVARIHHLLFDTPGSAGPVDTETAPEARA from the coding sequence ATGAATCTGTCGAACGCCTGGCCGGCGCCGCGCGCCGCGCGTACCGCCAATGGCGCCGAACCGGCGGCACGCGCCGGCGCGCGCCTCGATGCGGGCGCACCGCCGGCGGCAGTCTCCAGGCCGGACGCGGCGGCGGGCGAGCCGATCCTGGCCGTCGATCGCGTCACGCTCGAATACCGCACCGGCGAGCGCGTCGTTCGCGCCACCCAGCGCGTGAGTTTCGAGGTCGATCACGGCGACCGCTTCGTGCTGCTCGGGCCGTCCGGCTGCGGGAAATCCACCTTGCTGAAGGCGGTGGCCGGCTTCGTCGAACCGGCGGCGGGCGGGATCGCGCTGGACGGCCGGCGCATTGCCGGGCCGGGCGTGGACCGCGTGGCCGTGTTCCAGGAGTTCGACCAGCTGCCGCCGTGGAAGACGGTGCTCGAGAACATCGCGTTTCCGCTGCGCGTGGCGCGCCGGCTCTCGCGCGCCGAGGCGAACGAGCGCGCGCGGCATTATCTCGACAAGGTCGGGCTCGCGGCGTTCGCGAACGCCTATCCGCACACGCTGTCGGGCGGCATGAAGCAGCGCGTCGCGATCGCGCGCGCGCTCGCCATGCAGCCGCGCGTGCTGCTGATGGACGAGCCGTTCGCCGCGCTCGACGCCCTCACGCGCCGCAAGATGCAGGAGGAACTGCTGCGACTGTGGGACGACGCGCGCTTCACGCTGCTGTTCGTCACGCACTCGATCGAGGAGGCGCTGGTGGTCGGCAACCGCATCCTGCTGCTGTCGCCGCATCCGGGCCGCGTGCGGGCCGAGCTGAACAGCGAACGGTTCGCGCTCGACAGCATCGGCAGCGACGATTTCCAGCGCAGCGTCGCGCGTATCCATCACCTGCTGTTCGACACGCCCGGGTCGGCCGGACCGGTCGATACCGAAACCGCTCCGGAGGCCCGCGCATGA
- a CDS encoding LysR family transcriptional regulator, protein MDRLDTLQLFTRIVETGSFSRSADMLGIPRASATHAIKQLEARLGTRLLDRTTRQVAPTQDGSAFYERCVLILSELDDAEASLRHVASNPRGVLRVDMHGTHATQVVLPRIGEFHRRYPEIELVVSSGDRLVDLVREGVDCVVRGGRPHDSSLVARRLAMMPQVLCASPAYLAEFGVPAHPDELASHQAVRFFSSSGNIDYPVSLVVDGEVRDYDLGGWMSVNDAENYVVACESGGGLIQLPRFHVAAALREGRLVEVLPAWRSPDLPLTALYPYRRQLSPRVRVFVDWLREVYAELFGPAL, encoded by the coding sequence ATGGATCGCCTCGACACGCTGCAACTGTTCACCCGCATCGTCGAAACCGGCAGCTTCAGCCGCTCGGCCGACATGCTCGGCATTCCGCGCGCGAGCGCCACGCACGCCATCAAGCAGCTGGAGGCGCGGCTCGGCACGCGGCTGCTCGACCGCACCACGCGGCAGGTCGCGCCGACCCAGGACGGCAGCGCGTTCTACGAGCGCTGCGTGCTGATCCTGAGCGAACTCGACGACGCCGAGGCCTCGCTGCGCCACGTCGCGTCGAACCCGCGCGGCGTGCTGCGCGTGGACATGCACGGCACTCACGCCACGCAGGTGGTGCTGCCGCGCATCGGCGAATTCCATCGCCGCTATCCGGAGATCGAGCTGGTGGTCAGCAGCGGCGACCGGCTCGTCGATCTGGTGCGCGAGGGCGTCGATTGCGTGGTGCGCGGCGGGCGCCCGCACGACTCGTCGCTGGTCGCGCGCCGGCTCGCGATGATGCCGCAGGTGCTGTGCGCGAGTCCCGCCTATCTGGCCGAGTTCGGCGTGCCGGCCCATCCCGACGAGCTGGCCTCGCATCAGGCGGTGCGCTTCTTCTCGAGCAGCGGCAACATCGATTACCCGGTCTCGCTGGTGGTGGACGGCGAGGTGCGCGACTACGACCTCGGCGGCTGGATGTCGGTGAACGACGCGGAGAACTACGTGGTGGCCTGCGAGAGCGGCGGCGGCCTGATCCAGCTGCCGCGCTTTCACGTGGCCGCGGCGCTGCGCGAGGGGCGCCTGGTGGAAGTGCTGCCCGCGTGGCGCAGCCCGGACCTGCCGCTCACGGCGCTCTATCCGTACCGGCGGCAGCTCTCGCCGCGCGTACGCGTGTTCGTGGACTGGTTGCGCGAGGTCTATGCGGAGCTGTTCGGGCCGGCATTGTAA